A region of Sugiyamaella lignohabitans strain CBS 10342 chromosome A, complete sequence DNA encodes the following proteins:
- the MRPL3 gene encoding mitochondrial 54S ribosomal protein YmL3 (Mitochondrial ribosomal protein of the large subunit; located in close proximity to the polypeptide exit channel of the ribosome; mutations in human homolog MRPL44 cause childhood cardiomyopathy; human MRPL44 deficiency results in inefficient assembly of the mitochondrial ribosome, and in tissue-specific respiratory chain deficiency, manifesting as either Complex I+Complex IV or Complex IV deficiency, depending on a cell type; GO_component: GO:0005762 - mitochondrial large ribosomal subunit [Evidence IPI] [PMID 12392552]; GO_component: GO:0005739 - mitochondrion [Evidence IEA,IEA]; GO_component: GO:0005739 - mitochondrion [Evidence IDA] [PMID 16823961]; GO_component: GO:0030529 - ribonucleoprotein complex [Evidence IEA]; GO_component: GO:0005840 - ribosome [Evidence IEA]; GO_function: GO:0003723 - RNA binding [Evidence IEA,IEA]; GO_function: GO:0004525 - ribonuclease III activity [Evidence IEA]; GO_function: GO:0003735 - structural constituent of ribosome [Evidence IPI] [PMID 12392552]; GO_process: GO:0090501 - RNA phosphodiester bond hydrolysis [Evidence IEA]; GO_process: GO:0090502 - RNA phosphodiester bond hydrolysis, endonucleolytic [Evidence IEA]; GO_process: GO:0006396 - RNA processing [Evidence IEA]; GO_process: GO:0032543 - mitochondrial translation [Evidence IC] [PMID 12392552]; GO_process: GO:0016075 - rRNA catabolic process [Evidence IEA]), whose protein sequence is MSVNALRTNCGSASLRAAISAQSQRALASLNSRSAGLLLKNRNAGSLSQKRFQTTATASSKATYKSPENPFNFGAYARSEEVEAIPESLASKIPALRALHARLGLSEKFLYSTLARALICRSSNVKFADNVGLANFGKSVLSFYVYEYFLVKYPRLPHKVLRHVVELYTSLPALSKLGTSWGVEPDSRSSFTRYLAEQSDEDVLGRLLFTENLVQQEPGVVQVVDSDKNHVDFNEAMASFVRSLVAGVYAHGGLEEARDFIHKYIILPRKVDMASIMSFDKPTRELAVLCSREGLEQPVSRLLAETGRYSKAPVFVVGVFSGSSKLGEGQGASLNEARTRAAVHALKAWYLYSPINSQLPSDHNESTEFKPAFIDTGAVVI, encoded by the coding sequence ATGTCAGTCAACGCTTTACGGACGAATTGCGGTTCTGCTTCGCTAAGAGCTGCTATTAGTGCCCAAAGCCAACGGGCACTTGCTTCATTGAACTCTAGATCAGCTGGTTTGCTATTGAAGAATAGAAATGCTGGCAGTCTAAGTCAGAAAAGATTCCAAACTACAGCCACAGCGAGCAGCAAAGCCACTTATAAGAGCCCTGAAAACCCTTTTAATTTTGGAGCCTATGCTCGATCGGAAGAGGTTGAAGCGATCCCCGAATCGTTAGCAAGTAAGATCCCTGCGTTGCGAGCTCTTCATGCTAGACTGGGTCTTTCGGAAAAGTTTTTATATTCCACATTAGCGAGAGCACTGATTTGTCGCTCTAGCAATGTGAAATTTGCAGACAATGTTGGATTAGCCAACTTTGGTAAATCTGTCTTGTCATTTTATGTTTACGAATATTTCCTCGTCAAATATCCCAGGTTACCTCATAAAGTGCTTCGTCACGTTGTGGAACTTTACACATCACTACCGGCATTGTCTAAATTAGGCACTTCATGGGGTGTTGAGCCTGATAGCAGGTCTTCATTCACCAGATATCTGGCTGAGCAatctgatgaagatgttCTTGGACGTCTGCTATTTACTGAAAACCTGGTTCAACAAGAACCTGGTGTGGTTCAAGTCGTTGATAGTGATAAGAACCACGTTGACTTTAATGAAGCCATGGCCAGCTTTGTGCGATcgcttgttgctggtgtttaCGCCCATGGTGGCCTCGAGGAAGCTAGAGACTTCATTCACAAGTATATCATCCTGCCCCGCAAAGTCGACATGGCATCAATCATGAGTTTTGACAAGCCCACTCGTGAATTGGCAGTTTTGTGTTCCCGCGAAGGACTCGAACAACCAGTATCACGATTACTGGCCGAGACTGGTCGTTACTCCAAGGCCCCTGTGTTCGTTGTAGGTGTTTTCAGCGGATCCAGTAAACTTGGTGAGGGTCAAGGAGCCAGCCTGAACGAAGCCAGAACTAGAGCTGCAGTCCATGCTTTGAAGGCCTGGTACCTGTACTCTCCCATCAACTCCCAACTTCCATCAGATCACAACGAGTCCACCGAGTTCAAGCCTGCATTCATCGACACGGGAGCTGTTGTTATCTAA
- the STU1 gene encoding Stu1p (Component of the mitotic spindle; binds to interpolar microtubules via its association with beta-tubulin (Tub2p); required for interpolar microtubules to provide an outward force on the spindle poles; GO_component: GO:0005694 - chromosome [Evidence IEA]; GO_component: GO:0000775 - chromosome, centromeric region [Evidence IEA]; GO_component: GO:0000777 - condensed chromosome kinetochore [Evidence IEA]; GO_component: GO:0005737 - cytoplasm [Evidence IEA]; GO_component: GO:0005856 - cytoskeleton [Evidence IEA,IEA]; GO_component: GO:0000776 - kinetochore [Evidence IEA]; GO_component: GO:0005874 - microtubule [Evidence IEA]; GO_component: GO:0005634 - nucleus [Evidence IEA,IEA]; GO_component: GO:0005819 - spindle [Evidence IEA]; GO_component: GO:0005816 - spindle pole body [Evidence IDA] [PMID 9585415]; GO_function: GO:0005200 - structural constituent of cytoskeleton [Evidence IPI] [PMID 9585415]; GO_process: GO:0007049 - cell cycle [Evidence IEA]; GO_process: GO:0051301 - cell division [Evidence IEA]; GO_process: GO:0007020 - microtubule nucleation [Evidence IPI] [PMID 9153752]; GO_process: GO:0007067 - mitotic nuclear division [Evidence IEA]), translating into MCHLIKRVILQNPEALQGPPAHIALPLLIDKFSDAKPSLRTTARRVFEDYWMSCPAESEMLLRSVGFVHPDERVRFECVDMLSARIHMVKETRFVFRPFTASVVALLSDTSEEVRNAAFDLLVSFFQTAHIKAKQDLNRELVEQGTNSSTQRMILREIGLDTSDSRDLRETNRERPGSANSSRLGRALKTTRPISGTNNTTSTIPSTSSTLSSSANSMGASLATSTTSTSGNGSSVSSLSTAFVTEMEGYKMDEINGEDVSSSDSFKIIVEDMAPCFDGKETEFNWSKREKSIIRLRSLLRGNAPSDFPDAVIWMFKSFSDGFVKAICSLRTSLSNHGCQFIKEGCMIMTTSFDSVVEPYLSNLVRITQGAKKISAQVAAMVINALVINTSYSIKFLNHIQMVVNDKVPQAKVYAAIWTRLIISTHGSKAGGNGGDSLLEKIILKGISDANPAVREGMRLAFWDYYTVWSKSAETALSKMDNTTKKAVERVRPQGMSASHHAPLKVTRSLAANRPPIREFIAKSREAGRGVTKEPVLVANKKPLRLKVGMVGGSGAATSSHPPASSTSVASSTVSASQYGKKHVPSINPHNPTTHGPEHGYSQTGNGSTHNSTVNTASSLVSGSHVGHANNTLKKTRATPDIEVAPSVTEMLQSRDDTKFTTGVRALTYLLRGKDPAWEINCQRPATLPTPEVIESSLKRVFAFDDNNGEVLFRHHEHLSTLCEADLIGSVLQFVGVKNILYGASYNLEGEELENSLHSLRRLLISSDAFTVLVELVGRGQSKQLILELAKSVSENLDSNANVSEAIQTLGVTDFQGRELELVTDIYNTLKERGLINVNEVDDHETKPVAVENTTAIETDEVNTESDSILAQDKEQEDVQQLDDIHVEEPEKVDELIPEEKKDGPVKSVSDTEEESKGNDPEIPSQSPEDIENASKIEETISEQDTEAPLEIATEVTEDLTRDIASESTEALNVSEVINTESTPIVGGDIAVPDTEPALENVDEEDVDMDITADNDTVVKEQNNEVDTNIEEDTAVDNTEKSEDEEQQEETEQEEAEDASEESIEITGMTNLTIQAAPLHAVPTITTSPHPPKLSIFEDSKSSSSGSNTPEKSLLAVQTPIKLRENVNSILSWHAVAAYKNVCSSPLPQTDEDANQLYKSLIHQIDSRTIDSHGLRKLITIVKGAKSADSNAGIIPAYSTWRQGKWLVKLQNSILSYISRDDLSENETNQSLLLVYQLLEAEPAAFDNVEVELIKSFSTLAGVSSPIIGLGALADTTALLVSKCNRDGIDNIELRMKMISGLITVNDNAASGKLPTNATSNANEVSVFIVSAINQLLSSSTDRNSLEEHVRSLLPALASIIMSYIGHEETKIRKETYPLVVTLRQLVSDERDKEFLQENVIGQLSTGQRQLLDFFCK; encoded by the coding sequence ATGTGCCATTTGATCAAGAGAGTTATTTTACAAAATCCCGAGGCGCTACAGGGTCCACCAGCTCATATTGCACTACCGCTCTTGATTGATAAATTTAGTGATGCGAAGCCATCATTGAGAACGACAGCCAGAAGGGTGTTTGAAGATTACTGGATGAGCTGTCCTGCAGAGTCCGAGATGCTATTACGAAGTGTTGGGTTTGTTCACCCTGACGAGCGAGTCAGATTTGAATGTGTGGATATGCTTTCTGCTCGTATCCACATGGTGAAGGAAACTCGATTTGTATTCAGACCATTTACAGCTAGTGTGGTGGCTCTACTAAGTGATACTTCGGAAGAAGTTCGCAATGCAGCATTTGATCTACTTGTGTCTTTTTTTCAAACTGCCCATATCAAGGCTAAACAAGACTTGAATAGGGAGCTGGTCGAGCAGGGAACAAATAGTAGTACTCAAAGAATGATTCTGAGAGAAATCGGTTTGGACACCAGTGACTCTCGAGACTTGAGAGAGACCAACCGAGAGAGACCCGGCAGTGCTAATTCATCAAGACTTGGTAGAGCCCTTAAAACAACGAGACCAATCAGTGGAACTAATAATACTACATCAACTATACCTTCAACGAGCTCAACACTGAGTTCATCAGCAAATTCAATGGGAGCCTCATTAGCGACATCAACGACTAGTACATCGGGTAACGGCTCATCAGTATCCAGCTTGTCTACTGCATTTGTCACTGAGATGGAGGGATACAAGATGGATGAAATTAATGGAGAGGATGTTTCTTCCAGCGATAGTTTCAAGATTATTGTCGAGGATATGGCTCCATGCTTTGATGGAAAAGAAACTGAGTTCAATTGGAGTAAACGAGAAAAGAGTATCATTCGACTAAGAAGTTTGCTACGAGGCAACGCCCCTTCAGATTTCCCAGATGCAGTAATATGGATGTTTAAAAGCTTCTCGGATGGATTTGTAAAGGCGATTTGCTCTCTGCGAACATCGCTTTCAAATCACGGTTGTCAGTTTATCAAGGAAGGTTGCATGATTATGACTACTTCTTTTGACTCAGTGGTTGAGCCATACCTCAGTAACCTGGTAAGAATTACTCAGGGGGCAAAGAAAATTAGTGCTCAAGTGGCTGCCATGGTCATTAATGCGCTAGTGATCAACACTTCATATTCTATCAAATTTTTAAACCATATTCAGATGGTAGTTAATGACAAGGTTCCGCAAGCAAAAGTATACGCCGCCATTTGGACCCGGCTAATAATATCTACCCACGGTAGCAAAGCTGGTGGTAATGGAGGAGATTCATTACTAGAAAAGATTATTTTGAAGGGCATTTCGGATGCAAATCCAGCTGTGCGAGAAGGAATGAGGCTAGCATTCTGGGACTATTACACAGTATGGTCAAAGTCAGCGGAGACAGCACTCAGCAAAATGGACAACACGACGAAAAAGGCTGTTGAGAGAGTGAGACCACAGGGAATGAGCGCTTCTCATCATGCACCATTAAAAGTGACCAGATCATTAGCTGCTAACAGACCCCCTATTCGTGAGTTTATCGCCAAGTCTAGAGAAGCTGGTAGAGGTGTAACCAAAGAACCCGTATTAGTGGCCAATAAGAAGCCGTTGAGACTGAAGGTAGGTATGGTTGGTGGATCAGGTGCTGCAACGAGTTCCCACCCTCCTGCTTCGTCAACATCGGTTGCATCATCTACCGTATCCGCTTCGCAGTACGGCAAGAAACATGTTCCTTCGATTAATCCCCACAATCCGACTACTCACGGCCCTGAGCATGGCTATAGTCAGACTGGAAATGGATCAACTCATAATAGCACTGTCAATACTGCATCGAGTCTTGTATCTGGTTCTCACGTTGGTCATGCCAATAACACTTTGAAAAAGACAAGGGCTACACCCGATATCGAGGTTGCTCCAAGCGTAACAGAGATGTTACAGAGCAGGGATGATACGAAATTTACTACTGGTGTGCGTGCTCTGACCTATTTACTACGGGGTAAAGATCCTGCTTGGGAAATCAACTGCCAGCGTCCTGCTACTTTGCCAACACCCGAAGTCATCGAGTCCAGTCTTAAACGTGTTTTTGCCTTTGATGATAATAACGGTGAGGTTCTTTTCAGGCATCACGAACACCTATCCACGCTTTGTGAAGCCGATCTGATAGGTTCGGTTCTGCAGTTTGTAGGTGTGAAGAACATATTATATGGAGCTTCATACAACCTTGAGGGTGAAGAACTAGAAAACAGTTTACATTCGCTAAGGCGACTACTGATATCTAGCGATGCATTCACAGTTTTGGTAGAATTGGTGGGTAGGGGGCAATCAAAGCAATTAATTTTGGAATTGGCCAAGTCTGTGAGTGAGAATTTGGATTCCAATGCAAATGTAAGCGAAGCTATTCAAACATTAGGTGTTACCGATTTCCAGGGCCGGGAATTGGAGCTGGTAActgatatatataacaCTTTGAAGGAAAGAGGCCTGATAAATGTGAATGAAGTCGATGACCATGAGACTAAACCAGTGGCTGTTGAAAACACTACTGCTATTGAAACTGACGAGGTCAATACTGAATCTGATAGTATTTTGGCACAAGATAAGGAACAAGAGGATGTCCAGCAACTTGATGATATTCATGTTGAAGAGCCAGAAAAAGTTGACGAGTTAATTCCagaggagaagaaagatGGACCGGTTAAAAGTGTTTCTGATACCGAAGAGGAATCGAAGGGAAATGACCCAGAGATTCCATCACAGTCACCCGAggatattgaaaatgctTCAAAGATAGAGGAAACCATTTCAGAGCAAGACACTGAGGCACCACTTGAAATTGCTACAGAAGTCACAGAGGATCTGACCAGGGACATTGCTTCTGAGTCAACTGAAGCCCTTAATGTTTCGGAAGTGATTAACACAGAATCTACTCCTATTGTCGGTGGCGATATCGCTGTACCAGACACGGAACCTGCTCTTGAAAATGTAGACGAAGAGGATGTGGATATGGATATTACGGCTGACAATGATACAGTTGTCAAAGAGCAGAATAACGAAGTCGATACTAATATCGAAGAGGATACGGCCGTCGATAACACTGAGAagagtgaagatgaagaacaACAGGAAGAGACTGAGCAGGAAGAGGCTGAGGACGCTTCAGAAGAATCAATAGAGATTACTGGTATGACAAATCTCACAATTCAAGCAGCTCCTTTGCATGCGGTGCCAACTATCACAACCTCACCTCACCCTCCCAAACTCTCCATCTTTGAAGACTCgaaatcatcatcttctggAAGCAATACCCCTGAAAAGTCATTGTTGGCTGTTCAAACCCCTATTAAGCTCCGAGAAAATGTCAATTCCATCCTTTCCTGGCATGCTGTTGCAGCATACAAGAATGTTTGCTCATCACCTCTACCTCAGACCGATGAAGATGCTAACCAGCTATACAAATCCCTGATCCACCAAATCGATTCGAGAACAATTGATTCGCATGGACTTCGCAAATTGATCACTATTGTCAAGGGGGCCAAGTCAGCTGATAGTAATGCTGGCATTATACCTGCTTACAGTACATGGAGACAGGGCAAGTGGTTAGTAAAGCTCCAAAATAGTATCTTGTCGTATATTTCTCGTGACGATTTATCGGAAAATGAGACCAATCAATCATTGTTACTGGTTTATCAATTACTAGAAGCTGAACCGGCAGCGTTCGATAACGTTGAGGTCGAGTTGATCAAGTCGTTTTCAACTCTTGCTGGAGTCTCGAGTCCAATTATTGGACTAGGTGCATTGGCAGATACTACAGCTCTGCTTGTTTCAAAATGCAATCGTGATGGCATTGATAACATCGAGTTACgaatgaaaatgatatcCGGTTTAATTACAGTTAACGACAAcgctgcttctggtaaACTCCCCACCAACGCGACCAGCAATGCGAATGAAGTATCTGTTTTCATCGTGTCGGCTATAAACCAGCTGTTGTCATCAAGCACTGATAGAAATAGCCTAGAGGAGCATGTGAGGTCACTGCTACCAGCTCTCGCATCAATCATTATGTCATATATTGGACATGAAGAGACAAAGATTCGTAAAGAGACATATCCTTTGGTTGTAACATTGCGACAACTTGTTTCAGATGAGAGAGATAAAGAATTTCTCCAAGAGAATGTTATTGGACAACTTAGCACAGGACAACGACAATTGCTTGACTTTTTCTGTAAATAG
- the POB3 gene encoding FACT complex subunit POB3 (Subunit of the heterodimeric FACT complex (Spt16p-Pob3p); FACT associates with chromatin via interaction with Nhp6Ap and Nhp6Bp, and reorganizes nucleosomes to facilitate access to DNA by RNA and DNA polymerases; protein abundance increases in response to DNA replication stress; GO_component: GO:0035101 - FACT complex [Evidence IGI,IPI] [PMID 11432837]; GO_component: GO:0035101 - FACT complex [Evidence IDA] [PMID 9705338]; GO_component: GO:0005658 - alpha DNA polymerase:primase complex [Evidence IDA] [PMID 10413469]; GO_component: GO:0005694 - chromosome [Evidence IEA,IEA]; GO_component: GO:0000790 - nuclear chromatin [Evidence IDA] [PMID 10413469]; GO_component: GO:0005634 - nucleus [Evidence IEA,IEA,IEA]; GO_component: GO:0031298 - replication fork protection complex [Evidence IDA] [PMID 16531994]; GO_function: GO:0003677 - DNA binding [Evidence IEA]; GO_function: GO:0003682 - chromatin binding [Evidence IDA] [PMID 10413469]; GO_function: GO:0042393 - histone binding [Evidence IDA] [PMID 18089575]; GO_function: GO:0031491 - nucleosome binding [Evidence IDA] [PMID 11432837]; GO_process: GO:0006281 - DNA repair [Evidence IEA]; GO_process: GO:0006260 - DNA replication [Evidence IEA]; GO_process: GO:0034724 - DNA replication-independent nucleosome organization [Evidence IDA] [PMID 15082784]; GO_process: GO:0034724 - DNA replication-independent nucleosome organization [Evidence IDA] [PMID 19683499]; GO_process: GO:0006261 - DNA-dependent DNA replication [Evidence IGI,IMP] [PMID 10924459]; GO_process: GO:0006261 - DNA-dependent DNA replication [Evidence IPI] [PMID 9199353]; GO_process: GO:0006974 - cellular response to DNA damage stimulus [Evidence IEA]; GO_process: GO:0045899 - positive regulation of RNA polymerase II transcriptional preinitiation complex assembly [Evidence IDA] [PMID 15987999]; GO_process: GO:0034401 - regulation of transcription by chromatin organization [Evidence IC] [PMID 19683500]; GO_process: GO:0006355 - regulation of transcription, DNA-templated [Evidence IEA]; GO_process: GO:0006351 - transcription, DNA-templated [Evidence IEA]) produces the protein MAESGLGWKVSDKSLQQGGSSIKLLSEPFLLPSEEVQGAYWSRGARGYEIRVQTKNKGVLQLDGFDSDDFNGLKSALKNLFSVNLEAREHSLRGWNWGNSDFERSELVFNVANRPAFELPYSDVSNSNIIGKTEVAVEFNLQASGERIKGGDELVEIRFHVPGTVTIKSEDDDDDKKKEQREKKEKEREKRRQERKEQKEKERAIKKENGEEVEEEEESESESDSASGDEEQSAAQVFYESLKDRADIGQVAGEAIVSFVDILFLTPRGRYDIDMYPTSFRLRGKTYDYKIPYKNIQRLFLLPKPDDTHNIIVIQLDPPLRQGQTRYPFLVIQFLREEEIEVELNLEEKEFQEKYADKLKKSYDEAAHQVVGQLFKGLSGCKVVFPGSFTSSHGQAAVSCSLKASEGYLYCLEKSFMFVPKPTVYIPMSEISFITFSRVGGADGAGYSSSRTFDMSITLKNNGGEHQFSNIDREEQQGLEHFIKSKSIKLKNDVASEQVLLKAALQDDDSDSDVEMADRGSADEDEESVDEDFEAEDESDVAEEFDSNAESSSGEEDEDASGGESDNGPALKKART, from the coding sequence ATGGCCGAGTCTGGTCTTGGTTGGAAGGTTTCAGACAAGTCTTTGCAACAGGGAGGTAGCTCGATCAAGCTTCTGTCAGAGCCGTTCTTGTTGCCATCTGAAGAGGTTCAAGGTGCCTACTGGAGCAGAGGTGCTCGTGGTTATGAGATCCGTGTACAGACGAAAAACAAGGGCGTTTTACAATTGGATGGGTTTGATTCAGATGACTTCAATGGTCTGAAATCGGCCCTGAAAAACTTGTTCAGTGTCAACTTAGAAGCCCGTGAACATTCATTACGAGGTTGGAATTGGGGTAACAGTGATTTCGAGCGTTCAGAATTGGTTTTCAATGTGGCCAATCGACCTGCTTTTGAATTGCCATACTCTGATGTTAGTAATTCAAATATAATCGGAAAGACTGAGGTGGCAGTGGAGTTCAATCTCCAAGCTTCTGGTGAGAGAATCAAAGGTGGTGATGAATTAGTAGAGATCAGGTTCCATGTTCCTGGTACTGTGACTATTAAGAgtgaggatgatgatgatgacaagaagaaagaacagagggaaaagaaagagaaagaacgTGAGAAGCGAAGGCAGGAACgaaaagaacagaaagagaaagaacgggctatcaagaaagagaatggCGAAGaggttgaagaagaggaagaatcagaatccGAATCTGACTCTGCTTCTGGAGATGAAGAACAAAGTGCCGCTCAAGTATTTTATGAGAGTTTGAAAGACCGTGCTGATATTGGCCAAGTGGCTGGAGAAGCTATTGTCTCGTTCGTTGatattctcttcttgacCCCTAGAGGTCGTTATGATATTGACATGTATCCCACCTCCTTCCGTCTTAGAGGTAAGACTTACGACTATAAGATCCCATACAAGAACATTCAACGTCTATTCTTGCTTCCTAAGCCAGATGACACTCACAACATAATCGTCATTCAACTGGATCCACCACTTCGTCAGGGTCAGACAAGATATCCTTTCCTTGTTATTCAGTTCCtccgagaagaagaaattgagGTCGAGCTTAACCTCGAAGAGAAGGAATTCCAAGAAAAGTATGCTGACAAGCTCAAGAAATCTTATGATGAAGCTGCCCACCAAGTGGTTGGTCAACTTTTCAAAGGTCTCAGTGGATGTAAGGTTGTTTTCCCTGGATCATTTACCAGTTCGCATGGTCAGGCTGCTGTCAGCTGCTCGCTTAAAGCTAGTGAGGGCTACCTGTACTGTCTTGAGAAGAGTTTCATGTTTGTACCTAAACCAACTGTTTACATTCCCATGAGTGAGATCTCGTTTATTACCTTTTCCCGTGTAGGTGGAGCCGATGGAGCTGGTTATTCGTCGTCGCGGACTTTCGACATGTCCATCACCCTTAAGAACAATGGTGGTGAGCACCAGTTTTCTAATATCGATAGAGAGGAacagcagggtctggagcaTTTCATCAAATCGAAATCCATTAAGCTCAAGAACGATGTCGCTTCCGAGCAAGTTCTGCTCAAGGCTGCTCTTCAAGACGATgactctgattctgatgtcGAAATGGCTGATCGAGGTTCtgctgacgaagatgaggaaAGTGTTGATGAGGACTTTGAGGCTGAAGATGAGAGTGATGTCGCCGAAGAGTTTGATTCAAATGCCGAGTCGTCGAGTGGCGAGGAAGACGAGGatgccagtggtggtgaGTCCGATAACGGTCCCGCTTTGAAAAAGGCTAGAACTTag